Proteins from a genomic interval of Pseudomonas sp. RC10:
- a CDS encoding type I secretion system permease/ATPase produces MELPDLEPAQPFDPRSNFDDPLLDGLLILCRLHDCNASRSSLSAGLPLAQQSLSVDLLPRAAARAGLQARILRRDLNAIDGLNLPVLLLLKGNRCAILRRWEDDGRALILPSEADGGEQRVTREELQTLYTGQALFARPRHELENLRAPLVPRVNAWFRDTIKLSRGLYGDAILASLLINLLGLMVPLFVMQTYDRVVPNQATSTLWVLAIGLLIGTGFELTLRLVRAHLLDQAGKKTDVILSATLFERITGMAMKARPASIGGFAQSIHDFQGLREFLTAVTLTSIIDLPFAVLMLAVIGLLGGWLVVIPLVAFPVTILFAWIIQIRLRDTVERSLALGAERQALLVETLGGLETLKACGAESERQHKWESTHGALTRLDSHARDLSALASNGTLFIQQFSGMATIVAGVYIIIAGNLSVGALVASYMLGSRVLAPLGQIAGLITRYQQAQVTMKSTDALMALPQEREQGKNPLQHTLLKGDIQVVNASFAYGGPGTAAALHDVSISIKPGERIGIIGRSGSGKSTLARLMMGFYAPDAGQLLLDGLDLRQVDVADLRQQVGYVAHDLPLLAGSLRDNLTLGARYVTDARMLEVAELTGATELARNHPMGFDRPVGERGQLLSGGQRQAVLMARALLLDPPIMLLDEPTSHMDNASEDVLRQKLFDRMQGKTLLLVTHRMSMLSLVDRLVVLDNGKVVADGPKALVVEALRKGRVGPSSV; encoded by the coding sequence ATGGAACTGCCTGATTTAGAACCGGCTCAGCCGTTCGACCCCCGTTCGAACTTCGACGACCCGCTGCTGGATGGCCTGCTCATCCTCTGTCGGCTCCACGATTGCAACGCCAGCCGCAGCAGCCTCAGCGCTGGCCTGCCCCTGGCGCAGCAATCCCTGAGCGTCGATCTTCTCCCCCGCGCCGCTGCCCGCGCCGGTTTGCAAGCGCGCATTCTGCGCCGCGACCTCAACGCCATCGACGGCCTCAACCTCCCGGTTCTGCTGCTGCTCAAGGGCAACCGCTGCGCGATTCTCCGACGTTGGGAAGACGATGGACGCGCGCTGATTCTTCCGAGCGAAGCCGATGGCGGCGAGCAACGGGTCACCCGCGAAGAGCTGCAAACGCTCTACACCGGCCAAGCCCTGTTCGCCCGCCCTCGTCATGAGCTGGAAAACCTGCGCGCGCCGCTGGTGCCGAGGGTCAACGCCTGGTTTCGCGACACGATAAAGCTGTCTCGCGGGCTGTATGGCGATGCGATTCTGGCGAGCCTGCTGATCAACTTGCTCGGCCTGATGGTGCCGCTGTTCGTCATGCAGACCTACGACCGCGTCGTGCCCAATCAGGCGACCTCGACCTTGTGGGTGTTGGCCATCGGGCTGTTGATCGGCACCGGCTTCGAACTGACCTTGCGACTGGTGCGTGCGCACCTGCTGGATCAGGCCGGGAAGAAGACCGACGTGATCCTCTCCGCGACCCTGTTCGAGCGCATCACCGGCATGGCGATGAAAGCGCGTCCGGCCAGCATCGGCGGCTTCGCCCAGAGCATTCACGACTTTCAGGGTCTGCGGGAATTCCTCACCGCCGTCACCCTGACCAGCATTATCGACTTGCCGTTCGCCGTGTTGATGCTGGCGGTGATCGGTCTGCTCGGCGGCTGGCTGGTGGTGATTCCGTTGGTGGCGTTCCCGGTCACCATTCTGTTCGCGTGGATCATCCAGATCCGCCTGCGCGACACCGTTGAACGCAGCCTGGCGCTCGGCGCAGAACGGCAAGCGCTGTTGGTGGAAACCCTCGGCGGCCTGGAAACTCTCAAGGCCTGCGGCGCCGAGAGCGAACGCCAGCACAAATGGGAATCGACCCACGGCGCCCTCACCCGCCTCGACAGCCACGCCCGTGACCTTTCGGCGCTGGCCAGCAACGGCACGCTGTTCATCCAGCAGTTTTCGGGCATGGCGACCATCGTGGCCGGGGTCTACATCATCATCGCTGGCAACCTCAGCGTCGGTGCGCTGGTGGCCAGCTACATGCTCGGCAGCCGCGTGCTCGCACCGCTCGGGCAAATCGCCGGGTTGATCACGCGCTACCAGCAGGCGCAGGTCACGATGAAAAGCACCGACGCGCTGATGGCCCTGCCTCAAGAACGCGAGCAAGGCAAAAACCCGCTGCAGCACACGCTGCTCAAGGGCGACATTCAGGTGGTCAACGCCAGCTTTGCCTACGGCGGGCCGGGCACAGCGGCGGCGTTGCACGACGTCAGCATCAGCATCAAGCCCGGCGAGCGCATCGGCATCATTGGCCGTAGCGGTTCGGGCAAAAGCACGCTGGCCCGTTTGATGATGGGGTTCTACGCCCCGGACGCGGGCCAGTTGCTGCTGGACGGCCTGGACCTGCGCCAGGTGGACGTGGCGGATTTGCGTCAACAAGTGGGATACGTCGCCCATGATCTGCCGCTGCTGGCCGGGAGCCTGCGGGACAACCTGACCCTCGGCGCCCGCTACGTCACCGATGCGCGGATGCTCGAAGTGGCGGAGCTGACGGGCGCGACCGAACTGGCGCGCAATCATCCCATGGGCTTCGATCGGCCGGTCGGTGAGCGTGGGCAGTTGCTGTCCGGCGGGCAGCGGCAGGCGGTGCTGATGGCGCGAGCCTTATTGCTTGACCCACCGATCATGCTGCTCGACGAACCCACCAGCCACATGGACAACGCCAGCGAAGACGTCCTGCGGCAGAAGCTGTTCGACCGGATGCAGGGCAAGACGCTGCTGCTGGTCACCCACCGCATGTCGATGCTCAGTCTGGTGGATCGGCTGGTGGTGCTGGACAACGGCAAAGTCGTGGCCGACGGCCCCAAGGCGCTGGTCGTCGAAGCACTGCGCAAGGGCCGCGTCGGCCCGTCTTCGGTTTAA
- a CDS encoding HlyD family type I secretion periplasmic adaptor subunit, with amino-acid sequence MSSAHRYFHPGRQVDLEFMPEVAGVAAQDSSRGARITVWIAAALIVTALVWAKFAVLEEVTMGEGKAIPSSKVQVIQNLEGGIVTEIFVREGQIVNKGDTLLRLDDTRFLSNKGESEVDKYTLMAQVDRLSAESEGRPFKPSAVVLSKAPQVAADEQALYDSRQRRLASEQRTLQEQLRQKMQEVAEFRSKQDQYRNQLGFIQQELSMSAPLVNSGAVSPVEIIRLKGKASEARGQMDATSLAIPRAEAAINEIKSKIQESLDSFRSDATKDLNDKRSDLAKASATSIAIDDRVTRTTVTSPVKGIVKTLKVNTIGGVVQPGSDMVEIVPLDDNLLIEAKVRPQDVAFLHPGQKAMVKFSAYDYTIYGGLPAKLELIGADTTTDDKGNTFYLIQVRTDRNHLGSNEKPLLIIPGMVATVDIITGEKSVMDYLLKPVLKARTEALRER; translated from the coding sequence ATGTCTTCCGCTCACCGTTATTTTCATCCGGGCCGTCAGGTCGATCTTGAGTTCATGCCCGAGGTCGCCGGCGTCGCCGCGCAGGATTCATCCCGAGGCGCCCGAATCACCGTGTGGATCGCCGCCGCGCTGATCGTCACCGCGCTGGTCTGGGCTAAATTCGCGGTGCTCGAAGAAGTCACCATGGGCGAAGGCAAGGCGATTCCGTCGAGCAAGGTTCAGGTGATTCAGAACCTTGAAGGCGGCATCGTCACCGAGATTTTCGTCCGTGAAGGACAGATCGTGAACAAGGGCGACACCCTGCTGCGCCTGGATGACACGCGGTTTCTGTCGAACAAGGGCGAGAGCGAGGTCGATAAATACACGCTGATGGCGCAAGTGGATCGGCTGTCGGCGGAGTCCGAAGGGCGTCCGTTCAAGCCGTCGGCCGTGGTGCTGAGCAAGGCGCCACAAGTCGCGGCGGACGAGCAGGCGTTGTACGACTCGCGCCAGCGGCGTCTGGCCAGCGAGCAGCGCACGTTGCAGGAACAGTTGCGGCAGAAGATGCAGGAAGTCGCCGAGTTTCGCTCCAAGCAGGATCAGTACCGCAATCAGCTGGGGTTCATTCAGCAGGAGCTGAGCATGTCGGCGCCCCTGGTGAACAGCGGCGCGGTGTCGCCGGTGGAAATCATCCGGCTCAAGGGCAAAGCGTCCGAGGCGCGCGGGCAAATGGACGCGACCTCGCTGGCGATTCCCCGGGCTGAAGCGGCGATCAATGAGATCAAGAGCAAGATCCAGGAATCCCTCGACAGCTTCCGCTCGGACGCTACAAAAGACTTGAACGACAAACGCTCGGATCTGGCCAAAGCCAGCGCCACCAGCATCGCCATCGACGACCGCGTGACCCGCACCACCGTCACCTCTCCGGTCAAAGGCATCGTGAAAACGCTCAAGGTCAACACCATCGGCGGCGTGGTCCAGCCTGGCAGCGACATGGTGGAAATCGTGCCGCTGGACGACAACCTGCTGATCGAAGCCAAAGTCCGCCCGCAAGACGTCGCCTTCCTCCACCCCGGCCAGAAAGCCATGGTCAAGTTCAGCGCCTACGACTACACCATCTACGGCGGCCTGCCCGCCAAACTGGAACTCATCGGCGCCGACACCACCACCGACGACAAGGGCAACACCTTCTACCTGATCCAGGTCCGCACCGACCGCAACCACTTGGGCAGCAACGAGAAACCCCTGCTGATCATCCCCGGCATGGTCGCGACGGTGGACATCATCACGGGTGAGAAGAGCGTGATGGATTATTTGCTGAAGCCGGTGTTGAAGGCGCGGACTGAGGCGTTGCGGGAGCGGTGA
- a CDS encoding TolC family outer membrane protein, protein MRDLTPLYSAVVLAVACAQAQAMSLNQAIQNTIDNHPEIHSNVNNRLSADEDVKIAKGGYLPTVDLVAAYGREHTDSPTTRFVGNHNEETLNYTQSELRLRQMLFDGFNTKNEVGRTQAVVNSRAYYLRGTSEDLALRAIEVYLEVLKRRELLDLAKNNLQAHLRINDQIGLRTNRGIGSNADSDQSKARRALAENNYYTAQVDLADAEANFFSAVGKTPDELEAPPSIRGEVPKSLTDAKQSMLVNNSYLKSAQADVNAAEKQYEVAKSPFYPRFDGELAVGANNNIAGEEGHDNEWRAAVVMNYNLFNGNRDKARLNSDAYKTGQAMDIRNNALRMINENLSLAWNAMNNARVQTPIAREYAETTTKVRAAYQDQFGLGQRTLLDLLDSENELYNAARRYTELRYTEEYSMYRVLATEGELLSKARVVLPAAAVALTEVKSEARLPDLK, encoded by the coding sequence ATGCGCGATTTGACCCCGCTCTACAGTGCAGTTGTGTTGGCGGTGGCCTGCGCCCAAGCGCAAGCCATGTCGCTGAATCAAGCGATTCAGAACACCATCGACAATCACCCGGAAATTCACTCCAACGTGAACAACCGATTGTCCGCCGACGAGGACGTGAAAATTGCCAAGGGAGGCTATCTCCCGACCGTGGATCTGGTGGCGGCATACGGTCGTGAACACACCGACAGCCCCACCACCCGTTTCGTGGGTAACCACAACGAAGAAACCCTGAACTACACCCAATCCGAGCTGCGTCTGCGGCAGATGCTGTTCGACGGGTTTAACACCAAGAACGAAGTCGGACGCACCCAGGCCGTCGTCAACTCCCGTGCGTATTACTTGCGCGGCACCTCGGAAGACCTTGCCCTGCGGGCCATTGAGGTGTACCTGGAAGTGCTCAAGCGCCGTGAGCTGCTGGATCTGGCGAAGAACAATCTGCAAGCGCACCTGCGCATCAACGACCAGATCGGTCTGCGCACCAATCGCGGCATCGGCAGCAACGCTGACAGCGATCAGTCCAAGGCCCGCCGCGCCCTGGCCGAGAACAACTACTACACCGCACAGGTCGATCTGGCCGACGCCGAAGCCAACTTCTTCAGCGCCGTGGGCAAGACGCCCGACGAGCTGGAAGCCCCGCCGTCCATCAGAGGGGAAGTGCCCAAGAGCCTGACCGACGCCAAGCAAAGCATGCTGGTGAACAACTCCTACCTGAAATCCGCCCAGGCCGACGTCAACGCTGCCGAGAAACAGTACGAGGTTGCCAAGTCGCCCTTTTACCCGCGTTTCGATGGCGAACTGGCTGTCGGCGCAAACAACAACATCGCCGGTGAGGAAGGCCACGACAACGAATGGCGCGCCGCCGTGGTGATGAATTACAACCTGTTCAACGGCAATCGCGACAAGGCCCGCCTCAACTCGGACGCCTACAAGACCGGACAGGCAATGGACATTCGCAATAACGCACTGCGGATGATCAACGAGAACCTGTCGCTGGCCTGGAACGCCATGAACAACGCGCGCGTTCAGACTCCGATTGCCCGGGAATACGCCGAAACCACCACCAAAGTCCGCGCCGCGTATCAGGATCAGTTCGGCCTCGGCCAGCGCACCCTGCTCGACTTGCTGGACAGTGAAAACGAGCTGTACAACGCCGCCCGTCGCTACACCGAACTGCGTTACACCGAGGAATATTCGATGTACCGCGTACTGGCCACCGAAGGTGAGCTGTTGAGCAAGGCGCGTGTGGTTTTGCCCGCGGCTGCTGTTGCTCTGACGGAAGTCAAGAGCGAAGCCCGGCTGCCCGACCTGAAGTAG